In the Epinephelus lanceolatus isolate andai-2023 chromosome 6, ASM4190304v1, whole genome shotgun sequence genome, one interval contains:
- the hapln4 gene encoding hyaluronan and proteoglycan link protein 4 isoform X2: MFLKQRRPLAFAKISLVVFILTSALSVTSLPADIDKGRRKVVHVLEDDTGAVIVQTAPGKVVTHRGGSITLPCRFHHEPENTDPARIRIKWTKVTDALQFQDVFVALGRQQRAFGSYKGRVFLEQAGPGDASVIIQNVTLEDYGRFECEVTNDMEDDTGFVNLDLEGVVFPYYPREGRYKLNYHQGEDACKQQDAILASHSQLHKAWLEGLDWCNAGWLEDGSVQYPISHPRDQCGRKDTPAGVRNYGYRHKEDERYDAFCFTSKLSGKVYFLKRFKKVNYAEAMKACIRDGSTVAKVGQLYAAWKFQLLDRCEAGWLEDGSIRYPIVNPRSRCGGSQPGVRHLGFPDKKFRLYGVYCYCENKDETAGGTKMTKSPAASLTRWKSSNSIPMNATRVI, encoded by the exons ATG TTCCTAAAGCAGCGGCGGCCTCTGGCCTTTGCGAAAATCTCCCTTGTAGTTTTCATCCTGACTTCTGCCCTCTCGGTGACTTCTCTTCCTGCTGACATAGACAAGGGAAGGAGAAAGGTGGTGCACGTGCTCG AGGATGACACTGGAGCGGTGATTGTGCAGACAGCTCCTGGTAAAGTGGTGACACATCGCGGTGGCTCCATCACTCTGCCCTGCAGGTTCCACCACGAGCCGGAGAACACCGACCCCGCTCGTATTCGGATCAAATGGACCAAAGTGACCGATGCTCTGCAGTTTCAGGATGTCTTTGTGGCACTGGGAAG GCAGCAGCGTGCATTTGGATCATACAAAGGCCGTGTGTTTCTGGAGCAGGCAGGACCAGGTGACGCCTCAGTGATTATCCAAAATGTCACGCTGGAAGACTATGGGCGCTTTGAGTGTGAAGTCACGAATGACATGGAAGATGATACGGGATTTGTCAACCTCGATTTAGAAG GAGTGGTGTTTCCCTATTACCCCCGTGAGGGGCGCTATAAGCTCAACTACCACCAGGGGGAGGATGCCTGCAAGCAGCAGGATGCCATTCTGGCCTCTCACTCTCAGTTACACAAG GCCTGGCTGGAGGGACTAGACTGGTGTAATGCTGGATGGCTGGAGGACGGCTCAGTCCAGTACCCTATCTCCCATCCCAGAGACCAGTGTGGCCGCAAGGACACCCCCGCTGGCGTTCGTAACTATGGCTACAGGCACAAGGAGGATGAGCGCTATGATGCTTTCTGCTTCACTTCCAAGCTCAGTG GCAAAGTGTACTTCCTCAAACGCTTTAAGAAGGTGAACTATGCAGAGGCGATGAAGGCTTGCATTCGAGACGGCTCAACGGTGGCCAAAGTGGGTCAGCTGTACGCTGCATGGAAGTTCCAGCTTCTGGACCGCTGTGAAGCCGGCTGGCTGGAGGATGGAAGCATCCGTTACCCCATAGTCAACCCACGCTCTCGCTGCGGAGGATCCCAGCCAGGCGTCCGACACCTGGGCTTCCCTGATAAAAAATTCCGCCTCTATGGGGTCTACTGTTACTGCGAGAACAAGGATGAAACAGCAGGTGGtaccaaaatgacaaaaagccCTGCAGCTAGTTTGACGAGGTGGAAGAGCAGCAACAGCATCCCCATGAACGCCACAAGGGTGATTTAA
- the hapln4 gene encoding hyaluronan and proteoglycan link protein 4 isoform X1 — protein sequence MWVLPKLHGMCGSSLYVCEFLKQRRPLAFAKISLVVFILTSALSVTSLPADIDKGRRKVVHVLEDDTGAVIVQTAPGKVVTHRGGSITLPCRFHHEPENTDPARIRIKWTKVTDALQFQDVFVALGRQQRAFGSYKGRVFLEQAGPGDASVIIQNVTLEDYGRFECEVTNDMEDDTGFVNLDLEGVVFPYYPREGRYKLNYHQGEDACKQQDAILASHSQLHKAWLEGLDWCNAGWLEDGSVQYPISHPRDQCGRKDTPAGVRNYGYRHKEDERYDAFCFTSKLSGKVYFLKRFKKVNYAEAMKACIRDGSTVAKVGQLYAAWKFQLLDRCEAGWLEDGSIRYPIVNPRSRCGGSQPGVRHLGFPDKKFRLYGVYCYCENKDETAGGTKMTKSPAASLTRWKSSNSIPMNATRVI from the exons ATGTGGGTTTTACCCAAGTTGCATGGCATGTGTGGATCTAGTCTTTATGTATGCGAA TTCCTAAAGCAGCGGCGGCCTCTGGCCTTTGCGAAAATCTCCCTTGTAGTTTTCATCCTGACTTCTGCCCTCTCGGTGACTTCTCTTCCTGCTGACATAGACAAGGGAAGGAGAAAGGTGGTGCACGTGCTCG AGGATGACACTGGAGCGGTGATTGTGCAGACAGCTCCTGGTAAAGTGGTGACACATCGCGGTGGCTCCATCACTCTGCCCTGCAGGTTCCACCACGAGCCGGAGAACACCGACCCCGCTCGTATTCGGATCAAATGGACCAAAGTGACCGATGCTCTGCAGTTTCAGGATGTCTTTGTGGCACTGGGAAG GCAGCAGCGTGCATTTGGATCATACAAAGGCCGTGTGTTTCTGGAGCAGGCAGGACCAGGTGACGCCTCAGTGATTATCCAAAATGTCACGCTGGAAGACTATGGGCGCTTTGAGTGTGAAGTCACGAATGACATGGAAGATGATACGGGATTTGTCAACCTCGATTTAGAAG GAGTGGTGTTTCCCTATTACCCCCGTGAGGGGCGCTATAAGCTCAACTACCACCAGGGGGAGGATGCCTGCAAGCAGCAGGATGCCATTCTGGCCTCTCACTCTCAGTTACACAAG GCCTGGCTGGAGGGACTAGACTGGTGTAATGCTGGATGGCTGGAGGACGGCTCAGTCCAGTACCCTATCTCCCATCCCAGAGACCAGTGTGGCCGCAAGGACACCCCCGCTGGCGTTCGTAACTATGGCTACAGGCACAAGGAGGATGAGCGCTATGATGCTTTCTGCTTCACTTCCAAGCTCAGTG GCAAAGTGTACTTCCTCAAACGCTTTAAGAAGGTGAACTATGCAGAGGCGATGAAGGCTTGCATTCGAGACGGCTCAACGGTGGCCAAAGTGGGTCAGCTGTACGCTGCATGGAAGTTCCAGCTTCTGGACCGCTGTGAAGCCGGCTGGCTGGAGGATGGAAGCATCCGTTACCCCATAGTCAACCCACGCTCTCGCTGCGGAGGATCCCAGCCAGGCGTCCGACACCTGGGCTTCCCTGATAAAAAATTCCGCCTCTATGGGGTCTACTGTTACTGCGAGAACAAGGATGAAACAGCAGGTGGtaccaaaatgacaaaaagccCTGCAGCTAGTTTGACGAGGTGGAAGAGCAGCAACAGCATCCCCATGAACGCCACAAGGGTGATTTAA